The following is a genomic window from Bombus affinis isolate iyBomAffi1 unplaced genomic scaffold, iyBomAffi1.2 ctg00000119.1, whole genome shotgun sequence.
agcgcaaaattgatcttgaccacaattttcagtgtcaaattgtttttctattgcatcatatagtgctcattagaaaggaaagttccgttgttttagaaaaaatgtttgaaatttcattaatacttagactgattttattcatattttaaggtcaaatatggaatacaataacatcaatactaatatctacttttttgtgcgaattactttacatttcaatcttccttgatacgccgtgacaagcaaaagtgtaaacacagcccgttgattttatgtagaaagcgaatgtcgaaggtataatgagaaaatagcattatttgaccattccacaaaataatttacctaaatagtagttaattctattggatataataaacgtgaagtagtactagtggacgaaatacctatgttgaaaccttgattcgacgagtataattaatgtgcaaaactgtaaacatggtttgagatgtccatttttgtaaaatgttttgtacattattaatgctaatgaaaattaactattacatttcgttaataataacttgtagttactgttacctaatctttaccgatcacttgaaaaattagtcttttacatttatgtgtttacttttttcgctcgtcgcagtacatgtttaagtcagatatgaaatatttggcgtattccagcggctttgattaaatctaagatgttggaccattgtcaaaatgaaattacttagcatcatatatagcctggcaaggctcgaacgttttatcttcctgtagattttctttgcttttagactttccttccatttctctgaattggtatcttctgtacactatttataaaagaagaataaattacatgttacatccaagttaccaatccaaataattttaagtaagaaaagagatctaatgcagcagtttccacttaaatatagatccgacgattatttacgaacaaatagtataaatcttttagcaatatgaaattcgcaatatttattcaaatatttatatttatagtacgccattagcaaagaagacatgtttgcgtgcgttatcgattttacgcttttgccacgcaaacatggaaattgcgattcgaaattgaatttgcactggaaacggttgacgttacgacatcaataacatatttcaaaaacactgacgatatcatacggaatcagagagattctatgagaagttaaacgcataatcatcctattgtaaataataggaacagaaagtacacaaggaataatacagaatcatcctatcatcctatcctattatacaggattgctttgattcgagctcaaacatagggaaatctgaaagaatttttcgcagaatttccttcccctttgaattagcttttatacagaacgactttaaccttttcaaggaaatacctatagagtgtgacgatctatgattttaaatagagaggtgtatctgaaaagaggtggatgtaaaacgttgcatataaaacgtagatcaaatctttattcaaggtgtggcggcactcgacaagccgaaaaatcagcagtaccccggcagcgacatctacagcccccagtgacaattacagcggaacaGGCCTACTAACTACTACAAGTATAACTCacaacacggccacctcaaacgatttttctcttcgcagagaatcaggatttcaagatcgatcgaatatgtatgcacttgatttacacgtgaagttgtcattaaaaatattgttgcgtttaaaaagataaatattcatttaaatttaatgaaattgttagtccaattgttttaagcttaaagatatgtaggtgtcacatttatatattgaaaacctgggagcggcattaattaacaaacctagtcacgcgcacacgtactttaaaaccatgcttgaaaatcgatattccctgaaacaatgcatcgttctgcgcttccaatttattttcgcacgaagaatcagtccattcatcgttgccgtcaccatcgctactgtaatctatattactcgaataaattctatatcttgattggaaaatcgcatattttaacgaactttctgtgttttttttttttttttctatgattttaattggcaatttccgaaattgaactatagcttgagaataaaccgataatatttgagggtatatatacatacatcatgtttttgatgggttttgtagtaaaataattgtagaaaaagcaaactttttaagaaaaaattaccatattcgagtaataaattatagaaaattaccaatgtaatttaaaacttcaaaagaagaatctattacatgtaataaagagaaggacttgttcacgaacggtaattcaacaaatacatgcgttgcagaaacatagttttgcaagggagaagaatctctctaggaactcgacgatgtcacgtcaagagaaaattcaataaagtgattactaaccgtattaccagcggcaattgtgtgtcggcaattcgtaaataagttagtcgtctatttggagaaacgtcgctggcaatatcgtcacattttaattacgtcagcgctatcaatttgtcttggaagaaaatttaccattatgtacttttgcccacggcgtcgttccaacaaatgaatccgagttttgaatcgcttactcttatatcacgaatttgtaacggtgtttcttcaaactttaaacgattgtaatgaatgcctttgcgtacaaagactgataccaggtttgactagaagcttcagctaattagtgccccagttaatttggatgttcactgccacgccacttatgaagtggcttcgtgtccgagcggatttcctgcacgtaaaaaaaaaagaaaaagaaaaaggaaaaaaaagaaaaagagataggaaaaagagaaaaagaaaaaggaaaaaaagaaaaagagaaagaaaaaaagaaaaagaaaaagaaaaagaaaaagaaaaaaaaagttaatttggatgttcactaccacgccacttaagaagtggcttcgtgttcgagcggatttcccccacgtaaaaaaaacaagaaaaagaaaaagaaaaaaaaagaaaaagagaaaggaaaaaaagaaaaagaaaaagaaaaaaaactgttaatttggatgtccactaccacgccacttaagaagtggcttcgtgtcccagcgagttttccccacgtaaaaaaaaaaaaaagaaaaagaaaaagagaaagggaaaagagaaaaagaaaatggaaaaaaatagaaaaagagaaaggaaaaaaaagaaaaagaaaaaaacagttaatttggatgttcactactacgccacttaagaagtggcttcgtgtccgagcgaattttccccacgtaaaaaaaaagaaaaagaaaaaggaaaaaaaagaaaaagaaaaagggaaaaaaaagaaaaagagaaagcaaaaaaaagaaaaagaaaaagggaaaaaaagaaaaagaaaaaaaaagttaataaataataaatacatttgttaaactgagcaggttttatttgaacttgcctataattattcgcctacaattatttttatcgacgagattgactggataggcacaaataaaggagtaaactgtacattgtctgaacctgcaaagagattcagatcagaacttctttctagattggatggattagtatctaacgaaaattctaatgtagttcttttggctgcaactaattgcccttgctatgtatatcacgctatttcaatgttttctaagtagaaaatatcttaatatcataattattcattatcttaatcttaattattgtgttgttcggaatattccttcgttattattaatataacagaacaataatatttattgtaaatatattattagggacattgatgcagctttacgcagatgcctcgaaaagaaaatatacgtatcattaccaaatgaagttactcgactcgatatgttcaaataataccttagcaaccagttattagagaatatggatattgtaaaccacataataaaatctactgaaaaatattcttgcgcggatataaaattgctttgtaagcaagcatggctgctagaaataagtccaatgtgggaaaaacttgaaaaaaaagaaacatctgttacgactttgaaatatgaattaaagaattatgaaataatagcaaaattgttaaaaaacaatgtcacctacagttacggatgtggatagatatgaagcgtggaataaatatgtatgccataagaacatattttaaaaaatataaatgcttatcatataaaaatataaaaatataaaaatataaaaatataaaaatataaatggttataaattattaatataattatcgttcgaaaaattgttcgtgtgcgtgcatgtatgtgtgcgcacgcgttataaacaagtttgaaatgttcgttctacatatatgtatacgtggtatacatcttcccttataatatataatatgtgtaatctgagtggtaatatctccacgtattacatatgtgttagtgtattttatcgataatctgtcttttatttcctcttatcttattaacgcatgtatgggcgcgtatatgcgccgggcgaaagctatggttatatatgggattgttaacaaataaaaattaatctaggtgttattaaagaaatttgtttcaccttctaaactttttgatgattggtttactttgaatattttgcatatttttgcatatcatgagcattttgtacatttctatacattcaaactttctatgaatataaaatgatccgcactactatctacttcatagtatactctatacgtttaaaatgctccattagaagcttaaatctatcaaaatacagctcctagggaaatgtgaattttcacatgaacacataatatcgattttctcattgaaacgtataggcaggtatatactagcataagccaccttcggcatttggccgtatgatgcagcactagctctgtaacatagaaaaccataggcgtcagttcttcttatttcctctttgatatatgtttactttaatgtcacttattcagacgcttgatacattgtcggaatgaaattttagtaatgtgcaagtaattttgagtagattaataaagtataataagatatcagattcatgtacgtagattcaagtgacatcaatctttatgtctagtatatacatgtgtattgatctataagtcagtgttaaaataacaaataaatggcagaagaaggaaagaagatttccttcggttttgcgaaatctattaagaaacctgtgttaaaaaatgctattccacaagaaaaaaagaaagttgattacattgaatgccttgatgagaaaggtattaaagtaatagggtgagttcaaaaagtaaaatttataatcaagaaacatataacctcaacctaacctataaaaatcaccaatagcggaatatatatatttgaaaacaatttttttatttcaatgaggaagaaaaaaaagatgaacctctaattattccattactaggttcaaaaacctggcatgatagaattcttaataaaatagatgcagacattttccttccgaaggcagataaggaaaaggtaggagacgctagtgttaacgaggcaaaatcaaagctatctaatggaaaaacatcgccaataatatcaataaagaaagagccagttgaagatagtgaaaataaagttgttactttagaagagcaagcgactaaagaaatcattggggaacttaagtcaaagaataaatatgaaactaaaacaaatgatttaactttacctttagtagaagatgaatcattaagaggcaaagaacaggtacgttatcaacatattgatgtgcaatgcacagatgtattacatttgcatattataaatatcgttttgtatttttcagtctacgttagaagattatgaaaaaattcctattgatgcttttggtgtagcaatgttaaggggaatgggatggcaaccaggaaagggaattggttgaaatgaaaagtatgaattttactctggattaaattaattatatgtatttaatacatcacttattggaaagtaaacagagaacatcattttttatttcacaatcgtttattctaactattacagattagtagcagctgtcataccagaattacgaccaaaaggtatgggtcttggagcagacaaagtagcattgcagaagaaaaatacagatttcaaaaaagaagaggaagaagttaaaatcgagaaaggaacatttgtgaaaattatagctggagaacaaagtaataattatggtcaaatagaaggattcgatgatgatgcaggaaggctcataataaaactagctcttggtggaaatataatatctgtaaatgaatttatggtacagccagtgactaaatcagaatattctaagaactcaaaagttcaaagttaatatgaagtgttagtttttcattaagggacatttaagaaaataaatttgaattgacatatacatataaagacataatcggacatgtagaaaaactaattcaagagtacctgtaagtgtgttgttgcatgcaattttttaaaggtcccttctatctttatataaaatatgataaatgtagaggttttagatttcagtattttatggggttaatttcagatacaaaaaagtatgaggaatataaggacaaggaatccaagggactcaagcaaaagatggatagaaaaagatcaatgtcccctgaccccgaagacggtgaagaacaaaagtagtaataaaagaaagaaaatcggaagtacgatgcacaataagaacaagtatgataaagtgggggataaaaaatcagaaagacgaaaaagacgctccgaatctaatgatgacagcgatagtgattctgaaaagaagagacggagagaaagaagtaactctaatagtaatgattcttataaattaaaaagattgaagaagtcaaagaaacgtaagaagtacgattgctcgtctgaaagatcaagtaaaaaacgagacgacgagaaagatcaagatctcgatcatttagtaggcagtaatattttccaggaacgtattcggtcattttactttcaagataaattgtacaattttatttatacagattttataataaagtgtatttttacaaaagtatatttcttttcttacccttaactgaaaattacatttaattataatatgtaataatgtttacaattacatcaaagttaatgtcctaaactttatcaataattattaaaaatccccgcgtattgcttacgtaatgttgatatcgagtaataccatacataacctcaaagaacattatgatacttacgaacatcgttaaacaagtagtgcgaacgatgtcgagtaagtattcactatgtataaagtatttataaataaaaagtatgggaaatatataaccgagtgtatttaacttttccaacattttagcatttcgcttggcgttggtacaacttcaagtaaatgaagtaaaaagcaaaaatgtagagcgggcagtttcctacatttcaagcgcgaaagagcataatgctgatattatcgctcttcctgaatgctttaattcaccatatggaatacgtaataatttgtttctttttctaataatttattatatgtataacaactatatagaaaaaagtaaaagtagacaaattaccttaacgttcatacttccataaagattgtgaattgactcgagaatatagaatttccccatttttatgattatcgtgatttttgtataaatatattttttaagatactaataattaggtacttataaactagtattatcaattattttgtatttataattccacctataatagttaaaaattaaagttagttaaaatctaactttatgtttcaaaaagtactagcaaagtcgttaagtaacaagtcactggtactgacccaaatagcatgattgtaattaaacatttctaaatattcatttttcatcttgaacctgtagaaacaatttattatatgtactattatctaagtaattatatatttaagtaaatctaaatataaaatttagttattttaataatttaaaaaataaaaaattgacaaacatttcaacctaatttatggttggaacaaaggacagttatttttcattaattgaaatattgcaatgcagaatagtttccaaaatacgccgagagtattcctgatgaaacggtgaaacgagcgttgctttatcgaaggcagctaaggaaaacagcatttatgtagttggtggtacgatacctgaaatagagggcgataaattgtacaatacctgtactatttggggtcccgatggaactttgatagcaaaacaccggaaggtaaataatatacctccatgtggctttgaaattgaaaatattggggtggagaaagtgactctatctaggaataatttaggaatatgcatatgtacatacgtgtactataaccaattctataatttaaaaaatatgttataggtttataaaatacgttttgatacgagaaacatacatttttgtcgtaatataatatataaatttttgtacaatatatttgttttgtaatataaatttttcacataggaaaaaacttagtttttcttaaaaaatattccttctcaaatattattaaatgataaaactttttaataaaagaaagtgataaaaacgctgtcagttattaaataaaaaacaattaaagtttagaagttcgtaacattgatgttaaattacaaaagttacagcaatagagttagcaactatatttttatgttattaggtacatctattcgacatcgacattcccaacaagattactttccgagagagtgattcactcagtcctggtaattccctaacaatgtttgatgtgaagggctgcaaaataggtattggcatttgctatgatatcagatttgaggaaatggcacgcatttatcggaacaaaggtacagtagcttaatcgaacaatacttaactagcatgaaagtaactatctttcttaaatatattctatataaaatataatcaatataatctgtaactctgtataaaaaggagcttaatttaaaaaaccagtatattcgctgaaaatgaaataaataaaagaattagaagcacgacaagaggactgttctcgcatattcataaattatggaatatggactgtgcagctacaaagttaactaaaattcagtggtctcgtatttcccgtttctctgtgttaggttgccaaatgctgatatatccggcggcattcaatatgaccactggaccactgcactggtcattacttcagcgttccagagcgaatgacaatcaattatacgtcgcctgtatatcaccggctcgtgttccttcagcaagttatgtcgcatggggacatacacagttgacaaatccctgggagaaaatcctttatgatttggaaactcaggaaaatatggtggtcaccgatatcggtaatttccagcttaacattaaaagcgagaaatccatgatgtaattaacttttagtctcgttggttca
Proteins encoded in this region:
- the LOC126927458 gene encoding G-patch domain and KOW motifs-containing protein-like; protein product: MGLGADKVALQKKNTDFKKEEEEVKIEKGTFVKIIAGEQSNNYGQIEGFDDDAGRLIIKLALGGNIISVNEFMIQKSMRNIRTRNPRDSSKRWIEKDQCPLTPKTVKNKSSNKRKKIGSTMHNKNKYDKVGDKKSERRKRRSESNDDSDSDSEKKRRRERSNSNSNDSYKLKRLKKSKKRKKYDCSSERSSKKRDDEKDQDLDHLVGSNIFQERIRSFYFQDKLYNFIYTDFIIKCIFTKVYFFSYP